The genomic stretch tccctttcaacacaattgcagtatcagtcgTGACCAATGGTCAACGTGAACTAATATACATTACCTGCCTCCAGGTTTGGTTAATTCCCAAGGTGAGGACCTCGCAAGCCCCTAGCATATCGTGTAGAAGTTTGTACTTGTTTGAGATTTGATCAAACCCTAGATAGAATCTGCTGGTGCCGTAGAGATTGACATGGGGATACCTAGTTTTAAAAGCCTTCAAGCTTGGCGGCTCTGGGAGGGGTTTCTTCTCGGTGGTGGTAAGATTGAGCACCCAAATACAATGCTGGCTTTGATGGTAGAATTCGACTAAACACACGCAAACAAGGCCGTTGACAACGTTGGAGCAAGGTTGAAAATATTGGCCAAAAGTATGCGACGGAAGTTGAGAGCTTAAGGAAAGATCGTCGTTGGTGGCTGGGTAAATTGTGCGTATTGGATGGGTCCAGTAGTTCAAGACGGTGGCGAACAGAAGGTGCGAGGCGTCTTCGGAGCGATGAGTTCGAGCGTGATTGAAGTGGGACTCTGCGAAGGAAGAGTCGCGGATTATGTTAAGCCAATATTTGGAAACGCACTTGGATTTCATTAGTGTTTTTGCTGGGAGTCTTTTCAGAATTTCCAGGAGCATATCGGCAGGCAAATTTGATATTGAAACCATCCCTCCGTCCATGGTGGCTCTGGCGAGTATATgtacttcaattcaattcaattcgtAAGCGAAAAATACTTGGTGTACCCCAAGTATGTATAGTAGAACTCTTCGTAAGCTGCTAATCGGCACAACACTACTGCCTAATATGCATCGCCTTATATAGGTACGTATATATTATGGCATTCCTATTATTAATCTAACTAGGAAATATAATTTTGTCTCCTAGCTACCATggtattccttttttttttttggaaactgcTTTCCTATTATTAATTAGGAAATATAACTTTCTCGATCTCCTAATAACTAGCTAGGGATAGAAGTAGGATAGCTAAATGCATGTTCAAAGTAGAGTTTGTAATTCGCCTGACTCTATTTGGGTAATTCTATTTGTACcacctaaaattttatttacatcaCCATTTAATAGGTTTGATAGTTTCATAGGCTATTTACATCACATTCATTAAAATTGGTCAAacattatgttttctatttaaaatattatttatttatttatatttttaattgtgatagaataataattttttctataatattttgtaattaaatatttaaaatatttatttttattatttcaaattgtgatagtataataattttgtgtataatattttttaattatttttttagtatctaatgtttaataaattttcatgatattctttataactcaaattttttgtatgcattattttaccttattataataatataataaattaattttcaataactAAAGACAGTAAAAACACATTAACATCACAATCCTCTACTATAATTCCTCTACTATAATAAAACAGAAActtttagtaaataaaaattagtaaatagtTCCCGCCAAAATAAAACCATGTAGCTTTTAGTGTAAAAAAACGATTTTGGCCTCTCATttatagcttctttttttttttttttttttttttggtatttgctGATTTTGTTCTTCAATGTAATCTTTAATATTGAATACAAAGCAACAGACGTCTGCCATTGTGATCTTCAACCCTTGGTTATCCTATTGATTAAGATTTATTGTTTGCCGTTTATTGGGACTCTTTGGTATCCACAAGATTTGCATTAATTACCTACTCTATAAATACCTCTTCtaattgtaaacaaacctaAGAGTTCATTTGAAGTACAAAGACTATAGTCgatatttattatttacaaatacaGTATAGCTCCAATGCTTCATCATCATTCCCGTTCTATACATTCTGGCCTTTTGGGCAGTGAAGTATCTCCTATAAAAACCAAAAGAGCTATAACAGTAAGCGGAAGTGAATGCGTATTCCATGATCCAAGAGGTAAtcgtgaatattttttttttttttttttggtttttattcGTGAAAATATattcccttttttatttttttttggtttttattcGTGAAAATATATTCCcttttaatattgttgttctAATTTTTAATAGTGTGCAATTAGAGTTAGtttgtgtaaatatatacatgTCTCAAACTTTTATTCGAAGTATAGCTAAAGGAGAAATATCCACAGGTTTGTTCACATATATGCAAATAAAGGTAGAGTTCTGAGCATACCTTATTCAAGAGCTTCAAATCTACAACTACTTTTGGCTTATTTCCTGCA from Ipomoea triloba cultivar NCNSP0323 chromosome 12, ASM357664v1 encodes the following:
- the LOC115998784 gene encoding putative F-box protein At1g32420, with product MDGGMVSISNLPADMLLEILKRLPAKTLMKSKCVSKYWLNIIRDSSFAESHFNHARTHRSEDASHLLFATVLNYWTHPIRTIYPATNDDLSLSSQLPSHTFGQYFQPCSNVVNGLVCVCLVEFYHQSQHCIWVLNLTTTEKKPLPEPPSLKAFKTRYPHVNLYGTSRFYLGFDQISNKYKLLHDMLGACEVLTLGINQTWRQVRGNPGVEDDLGLNRIRGGEGFILQGYGHAGMASINGRIYFRNLRERVIVFFDLKEEKFLQVAIPQSIEGISYKTGLVDLGGKLGVVVGLYEPVSQLRIWILEDDHDHNNINNNNWVEKRLTLPDVYYVETMGVTGNHKLILYCKHTSIRFTQPSYFFYYDLKTLERITTTAITMEPHRDPILYNFVGNIVPLDQI